One part of the Pecten maximus chromosome 9, xPecMax1.1, whole genome shotgun sequence genome encodes these proteins:
- the LOC117334908 gene encoding slit homolog 2 protein-like, with protein sequence MPAVHVLLGLTLVLMSFLKSFPILASCPYDNVTNTVDLSSAFNTSLVNLTKSHLANCPKNATTLNISSNSLQTLSSDVFDDFWNLVTITLSHNQIKALPYGLLKNMRSLKHFDASDNALETLDDDLFVGLSNVPLVNLVTVNFSHNNISEIGFNVFHKDMALIRDVDLSFNSLLSFEPWPYIPQTDQHDNDDVIWNFQNNFIASLTNKMNWTYDLIEDYEFEVYLQNNRLRVLNTNMVKIYNPGFAGDYLTEFITYNINITQNPFFCDCQPHVYVKALHESIMFYLNAEENRVRCDGPPHLHGIDFFHDMELDEFVCNLTDNCPSECFCQERPNSHELFVDCRNKGLTSLPLTLPHATYGNISLHLDNNNIMHLTETKYNHQIRNLTISNNKLTFIDSSIIMSMNNLKILNLDNNEINYFPKELQLLAFPNVSMSGNPLLCGCNMTWMADWINLSPDAKDSHITCDYDGDSLPISTITEDDLLCSYDKIIIILSVTIGVVIGLVSMVTITAKRCPYETKVLLYKFFNIHPRDKYKVDQEPTKEYDAYISYYQGEQGEEDINVLMYITQRNIECIDVHYSETSNVLMYITQRTI encoded by the coding sequence ATGCCTGCCGTGCACGTGCTCCTTGGATTAACCTTAGTGTTGATGTCGTTCCTGAAGTCTTTCCCGATCCTGGCTTCCTGTCCATACGACAACGTGACAAACACGGTAGATCTATCCAGTGCTTTCAACACAAGTTTGGTTAATCTTACAAAATCGCACTTGGCAAATTGTCCGAAAAACGCCACTACCCTAAACATATCCAGTAACAGTCTTCAGACGTTGTCTAGTGATGTTTTTGATGACTTTTGGAATCTTGTTACTATTACCCTCTCACATAATCAAATTAAAGCCTTACCGTATGGACTTCTAAAGAACATGCGCAGTCTGAAGCACTTCGACGCCAGCGATAACGCGCTCGAGACCCTGGATGACGATCTGTTTGTAGGATTGTCGAATGTGCCCCTGGTTAATCTAGTGACCGTAAACTTTTCTCACAACAATATCAGCGAAATCGGTTTTAATGTATTTCACAAAGATATGGCGCTTATCAGGGACGTTGACTTGTCCTTCAATAGTCTGCTTTCTTTCGAACCTTGGCCCTACATTCCACAGACGGATCAGCATGacaatgatgacgtcatctgGAACTTCCAAAACAACTTTATCGCTTCATTAACTAACAAAATGAACTGGACGTACGATCTAATTGAAGATTACGAATTTGAGGTATATCTACAGAATAATAGGCTGAGAGTTCTAAATACCAATATGGTGAAAATATACAATCCCGGATTCGCTGGGGACTATCTTACCGAatttataacatataacattaatattacacaaaacCCATTCTTTTGCGACTGTCAGCCCCATGTCTATGTCAAAGCTCTGCACGAGTCGATCATGTTCTATCTAAATGCCGAAGAAAACCGCGTAAGGTGTGACGGGCCACCTCACCTTCATGGCATCGACTTTTTTCATGACATGGAATTGGACGAATTCGTCTGTAACTTGACAGATAACTGTCCATCTGAGTGTTTTTGTCAGGAACGCCCAAATTCACACGAACTCTTCGTGGACTGTCGAAATAAAGGTCTGACGTCACTTCCGCTGACGCTACCTCATGCAACGTACGGAAACATATCCCTTCACCTGGACAACAACAATATTATGCATCTGACGGAAACTAAGTATAACCATCAGATAAGAAACCTGACCATTAGCAATAACAAATTAACATTTATCGATTCTAGCATAATTATGAGTATGAATAATCTGAAAATTCTTAACTTAGACAATAATGAAATCAACTATTTCCCCAAAGAACTACAACTTCTCGCATTCCCAAACGTCAGTATGTCCGGAAATCCTCTGCTCTGTGGTTGCAATATGACCTGGATGGCCGACTGGATTAATCTTTCCCCGGATGCCAAGGATTCGCACATCACCTGCGATTACGACGGAGACAGTCTCCCAATATCTACGATCACAGAGGATGATCTTCTCTGTAGCTACGACAAGATAATCATAATTCTAAGTGTGACGATTGGCGTAGTAATCGGGTTAGTATCCATGGTTACCATAACTGCCAAACGATGCCCGTATGAGACCAAAGTACTCCTGTACAAATTCTTCAACATTCATCCGCGAGACAAATACAAAGTCGACCAGGAACCAACCAAGGAATACGACGCCTATATTTCGTATTATCAAGGCGAACAGGGCGAGGAGGAcatcaatgtattgatgtacaTTACTCAAAGAAACATCGAATGTATTGATGTACATTACTCAGAGACATCTAATGTATTGATGTACATTACTCAAAGAACCATCTAA